Sequence from the Pan paniscus chromosome 12, NHGRI_mPanPan1-v2.0_pri, whole genome shotgun sequence genome:
CCCGGCTGCCCGTTTCCTCGCCCTGGGGGGAGCTGCGGGTGGGAGCACCGCTGCCGGGCGGATCCTCGGAGCACGCCACGGGGTGCGGCCCGATCCTCGGGTAAGGAGCCGAGATGAGGCCGCGGGCGTTTTGGGGGGCTGGTCTGGAGCGCAGCCCCCGCCCTCCCGCGCCGGGGCTCTGGGCCGACAGGGGGCGTCCGCAGGCTGGGCTCGCCACGCTCCCCGCGCCGCCGCTTTGTTTGCGTTCAAAtccctggagctgggggaggggagaaccCGGGGGGACCCGGGACGGGGTCTTGGCGGGGACCCTTTGTTTGGGGGTGAGCAGGTCCCCAGCTTCTGCGTCTCCGTCCCTGGCACGGGAAGGCTGGAGCAGGGGAAGCCAATCCCGCTGGCCCGCCCAGGCCAGGGTCCCTGGGGCGCAGTCCCCGAGTTGGGAAGGTTCGTCAGAGTCGCGGGAGCGCAGCGGGTGCCGGCCGTGCGCGGCGCGTTGCCAGCGGCCCGGGAGGAACCCCCTCGCGTCCCCGCCCCTACCTCCCCCCGTCGCCTGCCCGCGCCGCCGGAGTCCCCGACTCGACCCGAGCTCGGTCCCCCCACCGCCCCTCCGCCAGAGGGCTGGTGTCTCGGAGGAGGCAGTGCGAGGAACAGGATGAGGCCCTGGTCATTTCCACGCCCATCCCACccacttcctgcctccctcttggGCAACAAAGGGGCCTCGGGAAGCTGGGCCCCTTCGCTCCCGGCCCTTCTCACACTCCTGCCCTGCTGATGTGGAATGGGGTTTAGGGTTCTGCAGGGCTATTGTCTGCGCTGGGGAAGGGGACAGGCCGGGACCGGGACCTCCGCTCGCAGCCGGCCGCACCAGGTTTCCCCTGTGGGGCTTTCCCGACCGCCTACCCCACCGCATGCCCTCGTCGCCCTAAGGAGTCTTCCTCCCAGAATTAGGTGTTGGCAGGGTCCGGAGCCCCAGTGGCTGCAAGGCCTGCTGCCTGAGGTTCTTTCAAGAAACTCAAACCTCTTAGGCCTGAGTGTGTATGTTGGGCGGGGGTCccctttttatttctcaaatgatTTCCTGTTGCGCAGAGGTAGTGGTGGGTCTGGAGGCCAGGGAGGGCTTCCCGGAGCCTGTTTAGCCTTCAGCCAACTCAACTCCTCCCCGCTTCCCAGGGAGACCTGTGGTCTTTTAGGCAGAGGCCAAGTGTGGGGACTTAGGTCCACCTCcaaagagaaggggaaggagggcaCCGGGGCTCCTGGAAGGCCTGATGAGGAGTCCTGTGGCCTCTCCTGCTGCGGGCCCCTCTGGTTTGCTTTCTCTGGCTGTGATTTCTGACCATGTCTTTTCCCTCAGCAGGACAGCTGGCCTGAAGCTCAGAGCCGGGGCGTGAGCCATGGCCCCACACTGGGCTGTCTGGCTGCTGGCAGCAAGGCTGTGGGGCCTGGGCATTGGGGCTGAGGTGTGGTGGAACCTTGTGCCGCGTAAGACAGTGTCTTCTGGGGGTGAGTGCCTGGAAGGGTGAGGAGGAAGTCAGGGACAGGCTGCTGAGGAGTTGCCCCCATAGTGTGCTGGCTTTATTCTCACGTGTGTGGCACAGCTTTCTAAGAAACTCGAGTTGGAAGAACGGGCAGTGTGGGTTGGGACCTGGGATTAGCCTCCTCTGGGGGAGCTCTGTCCAACTCCCCACCCCAGACTGCCTGCCCAGGTCTGCGAGGGAGAGCCTTCTGCCTCGCCCTCTCCACGCCTCGCTTCTTGAATTGTCACTGGCGCTGGGAGCctaaagagaaactggaaccGGGATAAATATAAACTGGAGGCTCTCTCCCCTGGCTCCCCAGGCCCCCCTAAGATCTCCTACTTCCCTGTACACATCATACACTCTGGTGGCCCtggaagtgtgtgtgtatgtgcacatgctCGCATGGTTGCCGGGGCACAGCGGGGACCCAGCAGTGCCCCCTGTGCACACACCCGTGTGAAAGGTGATGTCAGGTGTTTGTATCAGCCCTGCGCTCTGGGGACCTGGGATGAGCTCACCTCCCACAGGCTCCACTCGGGTGCCAGTGAAGCCCTGCCATGCCGGTCTGTGTCTGGATCCATTGTTGCCTGCAAAGACTAAGGCTGGTTTGGGGGGACCCTGAGGACAGGTCGGCAGCCATATTTGGCAGCTGATGTAGGAATCACGTGACTGTATAAATGTTGTAGTGCCCTGCATGCCGGGTGGCAGCAAGActtcccaggccccagccccatcTCCGCTCTCTGAGCCTCTGGTTTCTCCGGACCTCCCTGGCCTGGctcacagcccagctcccctCCTGCCATCCCCACCTGTCCTAGTGGCCTGCTGTGCTCGCATCTCTGGCAGCCTGGATTGGGGTCCTGCTGGAGTGAAGGGTTTCCTGAGGCAGGGAGTACTCATAGCCGTCTGTGCCTCCTGCTCTGCTGGACTCTGATAGAGGCAGTGGGCAGCAGGGCAAAGAAGGAAGCAGCCGCCGAGGAAgcgagggtggggtgggggtgcccAGCCCTGCAGCCGGAGGTGCCACTGACCCTGAGAGCAAGAGCCATCAGTCTGATGGCTTCCTCTGGCCGGAAGCTGTGGCTGAGatatccttccttcctcccagcaGCCTGGATTTGCCTCCTCCCAGGCTGGGAAAGGctagggaggcccaggtggggctGTCAGGGCCAAAGGCTGTTTCAAAAGTGTCCTTTATTGCCAATCGGGGGTTTGGCTGGCATCTGCTTGTGGCATGGGGTGCTGGCTCTTGTGGAGCAAGACTGAGGGCTGTCGAGCCCCGGGGGTCCTGCCCATCAGCAGCCATGCTTACCCCTGCAGAGCTGGCCACGGTAGTACGGCGGTTCTCCCAGACCGGCATCCAGGACTTCCTGACACTGACGCTGACAGAGCCGACTGGGCTTCTGTACGTGGGCACCCGAGAGGCCCTGTTTGCCTTCAGCATGGAGGCCCTGGAGCTGCAAGGAGCGGTGAGAGGTGGGGCAGCGGGAGGCAGTCGGGCCTGCCAGAGGGCAAGGCCCAGAGGGGCTGTGCTTGGCTAGGTGGTCCCTCAGCCTGGCTGCCCCCACAGAAGTGCTGCTGGGCATCCGGGGCCTGCCCTCTGGTTGGGGTCAGCATGCGGCATTCCTCTCCTCTCTGGCACTTACTGAATTCTGTGTAGTGGGGTGGTTTGGGGCTTCCATTCTGTACTAAAGGAAGTCCCCAGAGAATAGGGACCATGCCTCTGCACTGGGCGTCCCTGTGTTGCTGCTGCAGGCTGTGCTTGTGACACGTGCTCAGTCCGTACCTGTAACGTGGCTGAcgtccccttccctttccccagatCTCCTGGGAGGCCCCCGTGGAGAAGAAGACTGAGTGTATCCAGAAAGGGAAGAACAACCAGGTGGGTGCTTGGACGCTGCTCCTGGTGCTGCCTTCGCCCCAGGACGTCTCCTCCCATTCTGGCCCTCGCTCTCTCACTAACCGGACACCTTTCTGCCCCCAGACCGAGTGCTTCAACTTCATCCGCTTCCTGCAGCCCTACAATGCCTCCCACCTGTACGTCTGTGGCACCTACGCCTTCCAGCCCAAGTGCACCTACGTCGTGAGTGCTGCCCTCCTACCTCGGTGTCCCCAGCCCCCCGCCCTCCTCACCCTTCTCTGGACTCGTGGATGTGGCCCACAGAGCCCTGCCCTTAAGCATCTCCTCATcacctctctctctgtccttagAACATGCTCACCTTCACTTTGGAGCATGGAGAGTTTGAAGATGGGAAGGGCAAGTGTCCCTATGACCCAGCTAAGGGCCATGCTGGCCTTCTTGTGGGTGAGTGGCTGCCCCCCATGCAGGCTGGGTGAGTCCCTGGGGCTTGGTTCCACTTGGGTCTGTGTTGGCTGGATGTGTCCATACCTCATGTGTGGCCTAGCTGACCTCTGTCTCCCATAGATGGTGAGCTGTACTCGGCCACACTCAACAACTTCCTGGGCACGGAACCCATTATCCTGCGTAACATGGGGCCCCACCACTCCATGAAGACAGAGTACCTGGCCTTTTGGCTCAACGGTGAGCCACCGGGGGGCCTGTGGGAGCCATGGGTGGGAGGTCCCCCGgggcccagcccctccctgctgacctcctccccttcccacagAACCTCACTTTGTAGGCTCTGCCTATGTACCTGAGAGTATGGGCAGCTTCACGGGGGACGACGACAAGGTCTACTTCTTCTTCAGGGAGCGGGCAGTGGAGTCCGACTGCTATGCCGAGCAGGTGGTGGCTCGTGTGGCCCGCGTCTGCAAGGTACCGAGTCTCACAGCGGTGGGCCCTGGGAGCCCTGCTGGCCCAGCGGGGCTGACCGGCAGTGTCCCCTTGCCGTCTGCCAGGGCGATATGGGGGGCGCACGGACCCTGCAGAAGAAGTGGACCACGTTCCTGAAGGCGCGGCTGGCATGCTCTGCCCCGAACTGGCAGCTCTACTTCAACCAGCTGCAGGCGATGCACACCCTGCAGGACACCTCCTGGCACAACACCACCTTCTTTGGGGTTTTTCAAGCACAGTGGTGAGTTGGCCAGGGCTCCCACAGAGTCGGGAGGAGCTGGGGTTCAGGTCAGGGACGGTGCATGGGTGGGAACCTGGACCAGGCCTCAGAGGCAGTCCCGGAAGCCAGGTGTCCAGAAGCCAAGGAGAATGCTGGCACCTGCCCCTTTCAGAGCTGCCTGTGAAGGGGCAGGGCCCCATGCCAGGTGGCACTTGAGCTGCCAGGGCATTCTGGTACCCATGGCCAGTTTATGCCAGGCCCTGCCTTCCTGCTGCTTGCCCTTAGCTGGGGTGGGAAGAGATAAGGTGGGTACCTGACCCTGGGCTCCCTCTCGCTGTGACAGGGGTGACATGTACCTGTCGGCCATCTGTGAGTACCAGTTGGAAGAGATCCAGCGGGTGTTTGAGGGCCCCTATAAGGAGTACCATGAGGAAGCCCAGAAGTGGGACCGCTACACTGACCCTGTACCCAGCCCTCGGCCTGGCTCGGTGAGTGCTAGGGCAGGGATGCATCTCCCCACCCAGCTGCGGTGCCATCCCACCCTGCTGATGGCCTGCCCCCCACACCCTGCCCACAGTGCATTAACAACTGGCATCGGCGCCACGGCTACACCAGCTCCCTGGAGCTACCCGACAACATCCTCAACTTCGTCAAGAAGCACCCGCTGATGGAGGAGCAGGTGGGGCCTCGGTGGAGCCGCCCCCTGCTCGTGAAGAAGGGCACCAACTTCACCCACCTGGTGGCCGACCGGGTTACAGGACTTGATGGAGCCACCTATACAGTGCTGTTCATTGGCACAGGTGGGTGCATGGGTATGCAGGCATGGCTGCTCAAGGCTGGGCAGAAGCCCGTGTGCCCAGGGCAGGGAGATTTGGAGCTGCCCCACGGCCTTGTGACCTCTCATTTACACCTTCTCCTCTGCACCCCCCAGGAGACGGCTGGCTGCTCAAGGCCGTGAGCCTGGGGCCCTGGGTTCACCTGATTGAGGAGCTGCAGCTGTTTGACCAGGAGCCCATGAGAAGCCTGGTGCTATCTCAGAGCAAGGTAGTAAGTTGGGCCCTATCTGCCACTGTCCCCAGCACTATCCCATCTCACTCTCTCCATCTGGCTGCTTCTCCCAGCTGGGCCTATGTGcttggccagtgcagagttaggaacacacacacatgtggATGCACACCTTGCCTAACTTGGGGTGGGTTCCTGGAAACGAGAATGAAAACAGAATGGAATCTGCACTGCACAGGGCCATTATATATAGCCAGGTCACGGGGCTGCGCTCCCAGCATCAAGCCTTGGCAACTGCTCCCATGTTTCTTTCAGACCCTCCAAGCTGTGCTGTGGTTCTGGCTCTGGCCTCTTCCCTGACCATGCCCCTGTGACCAGACCTCCCAGGCTGTGAGATGTTTATGATGCCCTCACCATGGTGGTTTCCTTCCAGCCCCCATTTCCGTGACTGTTTCCCTGAAGTGCTTGCATTATACCCTTGTGCAAtactctttttggtttttttttgagatagagtctcactctgtcacccaggctagagtgcagtgacgcgatctcagctcactgcaacctccacctcccaggttgaagctattcttatgcctcagcctcctgagtagctgggattacaggtgcctgccactatgcccagctaaaggttttttgtttttgtttttgttttctttgagatggagtctcactctgtcgcccaggctggagtgcggtggcatgatctccgctcactgcaacctccacctcccgggttcaagcaattctgcctcggcctcccaagtaactgggactacaggcacgtgccaccatgcccagctaatttttttttttttttttgagatggagtctcgctctgtcacccaggctggagtgcagtggcgcaatctcggctcactgcaagctctgcctcccaggttcacgccattcccctgcctcagcctcccgagtagctgggactacaggctcccatcaccacgcccggctaattttttatatttttagtagagacggggtttcaccgtgttagccaggatggtctcgatctcctgaccttgtgatccgcccgactcggcctcccaaagtgctgggattacaggcgtgagccactgcgcctggccagccagctaatttttgtatttttagtagagacaaggttttaccatgttggccaggctggtcttgaactcctaacctcaagtgatttgcccacctcagcctcccaaagtgctgggattccaggcatgaccTGCTGTGCCTAGTTGCCTTGTGCAATACTCTTGTGGCATGTTTGCTACACCTCCTGAACTTTGATTTGTTTGCCAGCTATTATGACTCAAAATTGTCCCCTAGAACATGGAATAATGGCAGAAAGAAAGTGTGTGGTTGAATAAACACACAGATTGGCATCCACCGTTGAAACAGGAAAACATCTTATGTTATGCTGCTGCTGTTGTGAGGGCTGATGGGCCTTGAAATGTATTTCCTGcactatgtgtgtgtgagtgtgtgtgattATACTTTTTGGCCTCACAGCCCCATCATCCCTTTCTAATAACGTCACGTCGATAAGGGGCTTAGGATTGCATCTGGCCTGTGTAAGCCCTCTGAGTTCTGCGGTTCTTAGAGTTCCCTTTTCAGCGCTATAGCTCTGCCTTGTTCCCTTGTTCCTCCTTCTGGCGCCCCGTTCTGTGCCCCCTGCAGGAGTCCAAGCTGTCCCCATGCTCCATTCTGGTCCGGCCGCCCCTCCCGTGGTGTGGCCCTGGCTGACCCCCCTCCTGCGCCCCGCTTTTCTCGCAGAAGCTGCTCTTTGCCGGCTCCCGCTCTCAGCTGGTGCAGCTGCCCGTGGCCGACTGCATGAAGTATCGCTCCTGTGCAGACTGTGTCCTCGCCCGGGACCCCTATTGCGCCTGGAGCGTCAACACCAGCCGCTGTGTGGCCGTGGGTGGCCACTCTGGGTGAGTTGGGCTCTACATAGGCCAGGACCTCCAGGGACTCAGGGTGGTTGGAGCCAGGCTGCTGATGTACCCTACATCCCCTACCAGATCTCTACTGATCCAGCATGTGATGACCTCGGACACTTCAGGCATCTGCAACCTCCGTGGCAGTAAGAAAGGTGAGCTTTTTCATTCCCATCGCATCGGGCTGAGCCCTGGACCAGAGCTGGAGTTTCTGTTCtcctcttccccagccctgcTTTCCTGCACTAACATGCACTCTGTTTTCTCTGCCACTACAGTCAGGCCCACTCCCAAAAACATCACGGTGGTGGCGGGCACAGACCTGGTGCTGCCCTGCCACCTCTCCTCCAACTTGGCCCATGCCCGCTGGACCTTTGGGGGCCGGGACCTGCCTGCGGAACAGCCCGGGTCCTTCCTCTACGATGCCCGGCTCCAGGCCCTCGTTGTGATGGCTGCCCAGCCCCGCCATGCCGGGGCCTACCACTGCTTTTCAGAGGAGCAGGGGGCGCGGCTGGCTGCTGAAGGCTACCTTGTGGCTGTCGTGGCAGGCCCGTCGGTGACCTTGGAGGCCCGGGCCCCCCTGGAAAACCTGGGGCTGGTGTGGCTGGCGGTGGTGGCCCTGGGGGCTGTGTgcctggtgctgctgctgctggtgctgTCATTGCGCCGGCGGCTGCGGGAAGAGCTGGAGAAAGGGGCCAAGGCTACTGAGAGGACCTTGGTGTACCCCCTGGAGCTGCCCAAGGAGCCCACCAGTCCCCCCTTCCGGCCCTGTCCTGAACCAGATGAGAAACTTTGGGATCCTGTCGGTTACTACTATTCAGATGGCTCCCTTAAGATAGTACCTGGGCATGCCCGGTGCCAGCCCGGCGGGGGGCCCCCTTCGCCACCTCCAGGCATCCCAGGCCAGCCTCTGCCTTCTCCAACTCGGCTTCACCTGGGGGGTGGGCGGAACTCAAATGCCAATGGTTACGTGCGCTTACAACTAGGAGGGGAGGACCGGGGAGGGCTCGGGCACCCCCTGCCTGAGCTCGCGGATGAACTGAGACGCAAACTGCAGCAACGCCAGCCACTGCCCGACTCCAACCCCGAGGAGTCATCAGTATGAGGGGCACCCCCACCGCGTCGGCGGGAAGCGTGGGAGGTGTAGCTCCTACTTTTGCACAGGCACCAGCTACCTCAGGGACATGGCACGGGCACCTGCTCTGTCTGGGACAGATACTGCCCAGCACCCACCCGGCCATGAGGACCTGCTCTGCTCAGCATGGGCACTGCCACTTGGTGTGGCTCACCAGGGCACCAGCCTCGCAGAAGGCATCTTCCTCCTCTCTGTGAATCACAGACACGCGGGACCCCAGTCGCCAAAACTTTTCAAGGCAGAAGTTTCAAGATGTGTGTTTGTCTGTATTtgcacatgtgtttgtgtgtgtgtatgtgtgtgtgcacgcgcgtgcGCGCTTGTGGCATAGCCTTCCTGTTTCTGTCAAGTCTTCCCTTGGCCTGGGTCCTCCTGGTGAGTCATTGGAGCTATGAAGGGGAAGGGGTCGTATCACTTTGTCTCTCCTACCCCCACTGCCCCGAGTGTCGGGCAGCGATGTACATATGGAGGTGGGGTGGACAGGGTGCTGTGCCCCTTCAGGGGGAGTGCAGGGCTTGGGGTGGGCCTAGTCCTGCTCCTAGGGCTGTGAATGTTTtcagggtggggggagggagatgGAGCCTCCTGTGTGTTTGGGGGGAAGGGTGGGTGGGGCCTCCCACTTGGCCCCGGGGTTCAGTGGTATTTTATACTTGCCTTCTTCCTGTACAGGGCTGGGAAAGGCTGTgtgaggggagagaagggagagggtgGGCCTGCTGTGGACAATGGCATACTCTCTTCCAGCCCTAGGAGGAGGGCTCCTAACGGTGTAACTTATTGTGTCCCCGCGTATTTATTTGTTGTAAATATTTGAGTATTTTTATATTgacaaataaaatggagaaaatgaaacgATTGCTCTGATGGGGTTAAGATGTTTGGGCTAAAGCCTTTCTGGGTACCAAGAGGGAAGGCTCTCTGGGTGGAGGGAGGCTGGACTGGGCCTCCCCCACAATCCCAGGGCAGCCACCACTTTTGTggtccctgcctgcctgtgggAGGGGACAGCCCAGCTCTAGTGTTTTCCCACAGTGGTGGCTGCGGGGCTGGGAACGAGACCATGGCCATAGCCCCTTGGGAGCCAGCCTTGGCTTCTGGCCAGAAGGAGAAGTCAGGGCACTGGGAGTCCAGGGGAGAAGCGGAATGGGAGCGGGGGGTGCCTTCCCAGAACTCAAGACGGGTAGTGGGAATGAGGGGCCAAAGGAGTGGAAGGTTGTGGAGATGAGATCGTTGCTTGTGTGAGGATGGGGTTCTCAACCTGCTTAGGGGAGGAGAAACGACTTCCAGTCTTCTACCCACCAGGAATGCTAGGGTCTTCCGTCCCCCAACTAGCGGGGGAAGGAACTTACATCCAGTGTGCACCAGACCACTGTCCTGGAGAGGGCACAGAACCCAGCCTGCATTCTGTCGTTCATGCACTCTTTCTAAGCCGATCAGGCGGTCTCCCCTGTACACTTGATCGTGGCTTGAGCAGGCAGCTGCCTGGGTTTTAACTGGGAATTGAGAAGGCTGGGGTCCGCTGAGGAGCACGCTGCGAAGGTGCGCGGTCCGCAGACGGCCGCCCGGTGGGTTTTGATCATGAAGACCGATTCCGTAAACTCAGCGCCCACTGTGGGGCCAGGGGGTTCTGCACAAACCaaggccctgcccctgcctgagGTGGAGCTACAGGCAGTACAAGTTGTGGCCACCTGCCCCTTGCTGGACTTGTAAGGAAGAGCAGGGTACGGGGAGGGGCGTCTCGAGGCCTTTCCAGCCGTCACTTTGCCGCTGCCCCGGGGGCGGTCGGCCTTGGTCCGGGGTGGTGCCAGGAAGAGGGGGTAAAAACCGTGGAGCGCGCCCCGGcccgatggctcacgcctgtaatcccagcactttgggaggccaaggtgagtggatcacgaggtcaagagatcgagaccatcctggcgaaaccccgtctctactaaaaaatacaaaaaattagccgggcgtggtggcgggcgcctgtagtcccagctactcaggagtctgacgcaggagaatcgcttgaacccgggaggcggaggttgcagtgatccgagatcgcgccactgcacacaagtctgggtgacagcgagactccgtctcaaaaaaaaaaaaaaaaaaaaaaaagaccgtgGAGCGCGTGGCGCCTCCCTGCCCTAGGGACTAGGGGCGGTAAAGAGAGGAGGCTGCGAGGTCGCTGGACGGCTGGGTCATGGCGAAGGTAACGGGAAAGCTCCCGACCGGACCCAGCTGCCTCATCCCCACACCCTGCAAGGCCAGGCGGCCCTGCGGCCCTCCAGCGGCGCGCGGCTCCCGGAACCCAGCGCCTCAGTCCTCCGCTTAGCCTTGGACGCCCTCGCTCGGAGGCCTCGGGGCATGGCCGGGCGCAACAAGCCCCGCCCTACCGTTGCAATTGGTTCTCGAGCTAAGGCCTAGGCGTTTGATTGGTCAGCTTTGGCGAGAAGGCGGGACTAGGGCGACAGCCGCGGACGCCGAGCGGCCAGATCCGGGACGCGGGGCGGGCCCTGCGTCCGCCCCTCCCGCCGAGGCTGAGCCTGAGACCCGTGGCGGATCGACTGACGCCGGGGCTGGGATGGCGACGCCGCGGCCCTGCGCGGACGGGCCCTGCTGCTCGCATCCCAGCGCGGTGCTCGGCGTACAGCAGACGCTGGAGGAGATGGACTTCGAGAGGGGTGAGGCTGCCGCGCGGCCCTCGTGGTTCTCACCAGGCCCCGGCCCAAGGAGGAGGCGTGGGGCCAAGGAGAGGCGGATGAACGGGGCCCCGAGAGCTTGGGGCTTGGGGCTTGGGGCCTGGTGCGGGAGGGCGGGCGGGACCCACGGTTCCCGTGTACTGAGAGCCTCCCAGGGCCCCGCACGAGCTCGGCCAGGAGACACCTGTCCCGCGGGCGGCGGGGAAGCGGAAGCACTGGTTTCCGTaaccctcccgagtagcgggggaCGACCTCCCCTGGGAGACACAAGCCTGCTCAGGTGTTTGAGAGAGGGCCCGGGGAGCAGAATCTGCACCTGGGGCATTGCACCCAACCTGAGGGGCATGGAGCTGCAGGCCTGGGTGCTGCGCGGTGAAGGAGAGCAGTGGCCTTTGTTTAGCCCCGGGTGCCAGGCAGCCTGCATGCTTTAAAGATGGCAAGAGCTTCGCACGGGCAGCCTTCGAGGCAGGGCACAGTATCTCATCTGTGGGACCCAGAGAGGTAACACGTTTGGCCCAGATTATACAGAGATTATGGTGCCAATAGGAACAGAGGAAGGCGGGAAACCAGGGTGCTTCTTGTGAGCGTTGGGAACCACTGTGCTGTGTCATCTGCCCTTGCGGATGCAGCCCTCGATTGCCACTGCTGTGTAAGCA
This genomic interval carries:
- the SEMA4C gene encoding semaphorin-4C; the encoded protein is MAPHWAVWLLAARLWGLGIGAEVWWNLVPRKTVSSGELATVVRRFSQTGIQDFLTLTLTEPTGLLYVGTREALFAFSMEALELQGAISWEAPVEKKTECIQKGKNNQTECFNFIRFLQPYNASHLYVCGTYAFQPKCTYVNMLTFTLEHGEFEDGKGKCPYDPAKGHAGLLVDGELYSATLNNFLGTEPIILRNMGPHHSMKTEYLAFWLNEPHFVGSAYVPESMGSFTGDDDKVYFFFRERAVESDCYAEQVVARVARVCKGDMGGARTLQKKWTTFLKARLACSAPNWQLYFNQLQAMHTLQDTSWHNTTFFGVFQAQWGDMYLSAICEYQLEEIQRVFEGPYKEYHEEAQKWDRYTDPVPSPRPGSCINNWHRRHGYTSSLELPDNILNFVKKHPLMEEQVGPRWSRPLLVKKGTNFTHLVADRVTGLDGATYTVLFIGTGDGWLLKAVSLGPWVHLIEELQLFDQEPMRSLVLSQSKKLLFAGSRSQLVQLPVADCMKYRSCADCVLARDPYCAWSVNTSRCVAVGGHSGSLLIQHVMTSDTSGICNLRGSKKVRPTPKNITVVAGTDLVLPCHLSSNLAHARWTFGGRDLPAEQPGSFLYDARLQALVVMAAQPRHAGAYHCFSEEQGARLAAEGYLVAVVAGPSVTLEARAPLENLGLVWLAVVALGAVCLVLLLLVLSLRRRLREELEKGAKATERTLVYPLELPKEPTSPPFRPCPEPDEKLWDPVGYYYSDGSLKIVPGHARCQPGGGPPSPPPGIPGQPLPSPTRLHLGGGRNSNANGYVRLQLGGEDRGGLGHPLPELADELRRKLQQRQPLPDSNPEESSV